The DNA region AGCTTAGCTTTATAAAAGACCTGCATCTCAGGACTGTGGATCAGCTTGGATTGGACAGATCTGTTATTGCAAGTGAGTTTAGTCACCTTCTTACATTGGAGATCATTTGATGGTTAGATTGTATGGTTTGAATATTTAAATTGTTTTAAGATTTTAAAGTTTTTTTCAGATTGTTTCGCCTCGCAATATCATTTGATTGGTTTATGTCTAACAAGAGGACCAGTAGACTGGTGGTTACTGGACTTGGATTTGGTCATTTTGCTTTATTTGCAATGCATGCTTGCTTGcatatttgttattgttggtttGGTTCTGTCTTGCATTGAAAATTTTCATATTAACATTCAAGTCAATATAACTTGTCCTGAAGAAGTTTGTAAATTGAAGAGTTTCTCTGATCTGTGATCTGTGATCTGATATGATTGCCTCAGGATTGAATATGCCAAGCCGGGATTGATTGCCTCAGTAATCTATTTGTCACTGCATGTCCctcaaataaataaaaggcTAAAATACTCAACTTTTTGTTATAATTGTAGCCTTGTCCATGAATTTCATTTTATAAATTTGTTATTGCTGtaggttttgttttattttatcaatTCAGCACTGAACTGATTCTATCCCATGTCTTCTTTCTTCTCAGTATGGTATATCAGTAATTTTGATATGTTTGTTCTTACTTTTTTGTATATTTGTTGTTGAACATGGAACCATTTCCAGAGAATCTAGAAGAATTGGAGCAACTTCTGAAGGGGATTGCTATGATGAGAGAGTTGACTAAGCGGACCCAAGACTATTTAGTTTCCTTTGGTGAATGCATGTCTACCAGGATCTTTGCTGCGTATCTTAATAAAACCGGTGTCAAGGCTCGCCAAGTATGTGTTCTTAATTTCTCATTTAATACATATTGTAACTGAAACATTGTTGGCATTTTTATTGCTAATCATGATAGTCCAACTCTGAATGAAGTCTTCATGTTTTGATTTGTTGTCCCTGATCATTGTAATTTACTGCTAATTTAATGGTCTGGCAGTACGATGCATTTGAGATTGGTTTTATAACTACTGATGATTTCACAAATGCGGATATTTTGGAAGCCACTTATCCGGCGGTTGCAAAGAGATTGCATGGTGATTGGCTCTCTGATCCTGCAATTCCAATTGTTACAGGGTTCCTTGGAAAGGTATTGATAATGTCTTGCTTTtccaatgtttttttatttcaaaattttcttCACAATTTGTGTGACTCAAATGAGAATTCTCTAATTCAAAatgcttgttttttttttcaaatttttctaCACTGAGAATTCTCTAATTTGAAAATGTTGTGATTTTTTAAGGCCCGGAAATCCTGTGCAGTGACAACGCTGGGTAGAGGTGGCAGTGATTTAACAGCTACAACAATTGGGAAAGCACTAGGGTTGCCTGAAATCCAGGTTTGTGTGTATGAAAACACATGTGCAGGCCAAAATGGagacaaaaaagaaaacaattaaTTTCATTCACTTACACAGGTATGGAAGGATGTTGATGGTGTCCTAACCTGTGATCCAAATATATATCCACAAGCAGAACCTGTCCCTCATTTGACATTTGATGAGGCTGCTGAACTAGCTTACTTTGGTGCTCAGGTATCATTACCTCCGCTTATCTCATTATGTCAAATACTATCTCTCTTGTGGTTTGAAAAAAGTTGTAGATACTATTTCTATAGTGCATTCctggttttctttcttttgaatcATGCTTCTTTGTAGTTACTTATCGAATGTTCAGTGGGTttattgatttgtttttttgaaagaagaaaaaatttactatagagaagaaagaaaatgcacAATGATGTACACCCTATGGGGTCAATATGGTATCCTCCATAATCGGGAAATTTTGAAAGAGCCTAAGAGGCTAAACAAATGTGACAAATCTATCCAATCTCTCTATTGGCTATAAatagaaaaaccctaaaaactacTTTGAGGAGAACATCACAGAGAATTCATGAACACGATCATATctcccaaaaacaaaaaaagaaccCTCAGAGATAAGTCCATTCAGCTCTACTCTGGAAAGCCACATAAAATACAGCAAGAAAATACTCCAAGTCCAAGGTGAAATTTGACAGTAGACACCTACTGTTTCACCAAACAAGTTATTATATTGCCGGCAATATAAAAGTTAGTAGCCTACTGTTTTGAAGCATATTTGTATGTAAATAGACTTGCTCGTAATATGAATTTTGAAGACACAACTATAACTGTAAGCCTGTCCAATATTGCCGCATATCATTCGATTTATCTAAATTAGTGCCATATAACTGCTTTTGAAAATTCTGGATCACCAGGCTTGTAAAACTAGTTTTGCTCGTGCCATGAAATTTTAATTGCATCTACCGCTACTCATGTCACTCTACCTGCTTTACCTGTAAGTTGATTTCGGCTTGGAACTCCATGGAATGAGATGCCGCATGCCCTGAAATTTTTTAACTAAGATATCTGCTCCAAGTTTGTACCACTTATTTGGTATGATATGGTAAACGAAGACAAATAATTTTGGACCACTAGCTGTGCTTGGATAACCATTTTGTTCGGTTATCGTGTTTTCCAATGCAACCATAACAGTTTAACACCCAAAAACAAGCAAAACACATCAAAGCATGATTTTTGTTCCATAGACACAAAATACTTTTACTTTCAATTCAAGCTTACCTCAAACCATACCGACACTAAGTAGGTTTTCCAAGTAATCTCAGATTTGTCCTGTTAATAAGCTCACTCACATATGAATCTTTTTTGTTATTTAGTCCAGTGCATGAGATGTTATTGCTTGTCACTGTTAGTCTTGTTATGAGGAACATGATTGGTGTGCCTCCAACCAATAGACTTTTTTTCTGTGGGAAATCAGAATATAGTCCCTTTAAAGGGGCGAGTCTTAATATCTCTGATTCACAGGTTCTGCATCCGCAGTCTATGAGACCTGCAAGGGAAAGTGATATTCCTGTTAGGGTTAAAAATTCCTACAACCCCAAAGCTCCTGGTACACTCATCTCCAAGTCAAGGGATATGAGCAAGGTTTGTAGCATTTATCGTTGGTACAAATAGTAAATCCCATTATCTTATGTGAGACTTAAGTTTTTTTTCCTCACTTGCAGGCAGTATTAACCAGCATTGTTTTGAAACGTAATGTGACCATGTTGGATATAGTAAGCACACGAATGCTTGGTCAGTATGGATTCCTTGCTAAGGTGAGAGATAATGCCTGTCAGACCTGCCCTCATAGTTAGGCATGACAATTTATCCAAACCCAACTTTGGCGGCGGTTGGGGGCGGGGTGCAAATACCCACCTGACCCCAAagcgatatatatatatgtgtgtgtgtgtgtgtgtgtgtgtgtgtgtgtgtgtgtgtaagcCAAATATATTGATAAGAAaaagggtacttcaacccaatacaggATGTAACACAGattatgaacaaattaaagtaagagCTAATAGCAGTCGCAGCTGCTAATAAACCAAAGTGAGGTAAAAGTAAAATCCTCCAACCACCCAAACAGAAGGATCCCAGTTAAGAATAAAATCCCAAGTGCCAGCAACGTTTCTTTAGAACGGCTTTCCTTCTAACTTCAAGTGGCAATATCTCGCCACCATATCATATTAACAATGGCCCTCATCACAGTGCAGCAAAAACAAGGCTCCTTCACCAATATATCAATAATAGTGTCTTGTAATGATCTCTTAAGGCCCATGATCTACAACTTACTAAAAACATTTGATTATTGTGACATACAATCTCAGTGAGGTTAACCTACCATTTAAATTGGAATTTAACTAAATAATCTAAATTATAAAGTAGTTAAATAATAAAGTGAAATTCGTTTTACTAACAACATGATtcacttcttatttttctatcttttttaGATCCTcaatatctattttttttcttttatattattttataatacaTGTTTGTAAGGTAGAGGTAGGATTGGGTTCCCCCCTGGTTTTCCACACCGCAATAGGAATGAATTTGGGTACCTCATTTTTTATCCCTATCCTTCTCAAATTCACCCCATCCTAGCCGAGAACAGCGGGGTGGAAAAAAATCCCACAGGTTTTCCCCAACCTTAATAGGGATGGGTTCGGGTACCAAACTTCTATCCTCTCCCTCGTCAACCCCTCTCTCGGTCCTGCCCCATCCTCGACAGGGGTGGAGCAGTGAGGGCAAAACCTGTCCCCGCCCCGCCTCATTGCCATGCATATGCATATTTGTTCGATCTCTTCCAGTTTTCATACTTCCACATGTGTTCAGGTGTTTTCAATCTTTGAAGATTTAGGCATATCAGTTGATGTTGTCGCTACAAGTGAAGTCAGTGTTTCCTTGACATTGGATCCATCAAAACTTTGGACCAGAGACCTAATACAGCAGGCAAGTGTAAGGCATTTATACTTCTCTGATTAGTTTGTTGATGTGTGACAATTTTTTGTGGTATCTTAATTTCCTTACTTCTAGTGTCCCTGATGACCTTGTTAGATGATTCCCATCTGCTGAATATAACCTGATCTTATCATTATACTTTAAAGCTAAATAGAACAGATGCTTGTTTGcactaaaaaaacacaaatgcTTGCTCAATGAATGTTTTAGTCATAGTGTGTATATTCTCCAGAACCTGGATAAATTTAACTGTCTGTCATCCTTGATTTTTGACCAGGAACTTGACCATGTTGTTGAAGAATTGGAGAAAATTGCTGTGGTGAATCTCCTACAAAATAGATCCATCATCTCTCTCATTGGAAATGTTCAGAGGTCATCACTAATATTGGAGAAGGTTTCTTTTTATTCCCTAAAGTTTTATGCTTTACGTTGTAAGATTTAATTGCTTTATTAAATCATCACTATCTAGGCCTTTTTGTCAACCTTCCTCTCTCAGTGTATGGGGAAAGCCATTTTCTTTTCCTTGGGAGCCTTGGGGCATTGTAATATTGGAATAAAATCCACAGGCTTCATAATTTGTTTTCAGGCACAAGTTGATTCATGTTGACATCAAAGATTATGTTCTTCTGTACTCTTTTAGGTGACAAAAGAATACCACTGATTTACCTTCTATTACAGGCATTTCGTGTTCTTCGATCCCTCGGTGTCACTGTTCAAATGATCTCTCAGGGTGCATCTAAGGTATGCACTTAGACAACTTTATAATCGTCATTCCTAGAGGCATGTCTGTTGCACATTAACCAACCCTAGTAACATGATACAAATGCATAAATTTTCCTCGTTACTGTCTCGcacttcaaaattatttttgctTTCTAAACATGGTTTCATTTTCATGTGTTCTGTCTGTTCCTGCTTGTTTACTCCAGGTGAACATCTCATTGGTTGTAAATGATAATGAAGCAGAGCAATGTGTCAGGGCTCTTCATTCTGCCTTTTTTGAGAGTGAGCTCTCAGAGTTAGAGAATGGGAATGGTTCTGTCGCTGAATTATCTTAGGGACACTTGTGGACCCCAAATTCTTTGTCCTAGAGATATATTCCGATCTTAAATCCCAAATTCAACCAACCTTGAACAATTGAGATGTAGCAGAGCCCAGTTATTTTGCAGGAGGATACGGTAGGAATGAGGAAGCATTAGTGTATACTACTAGTCTTGGTATTGCTAGAGACCTTTGTATTCTTTTGTAGCTGCCTCTAAGGGGTTAACCAGCTGCAAACAATCTATCTACatatttataatataataattcTAAGCCtatcaaaagaaaatataataattataaagCGCAGCCGGTTATGCTACCAATTAAGCTACTCCTACATTGTCACACATGCATTCCAGGCAATGAGTCATTTTCTTTTCACGGTAGTGATTTTTTCTTTCTACCattgaatgattttttttggcCAATTGCCATTGAATGATTTGATCACatgattcaaactcaaaagccatatgttAAAAGCCTAATGAAGAAAACCGTAAGATTATAGAAACGCAAAAGCCATATGTAACATCAATAGCGTGATAGAGAAAACCGTAAGAATATATTAAAGATGAGAGGTTGTCTTGCTACCatactattttttttgttattccaTACTCATTCTTCTTGCATCATTGAAATTCATTCCCACGATGCTGTTATCATCCTTTTCTTAACATGCGTATGGACACGACGAGGTGGAAGATAATCAAGAGAAAAGGCCAGTAGACTCTCAAAGATTATATGGAAATGCAAAACTTGCATGATTTCTTCCAGGAATGTTTGCATGTGCTTTTCTGTTCCCTTTTCCATTGATTTTAGGCATGTCCCTCACAGTACGTTTTGACAATGGCACTTCAAAGATGAGCACCTCAAGCGGGCCCATTGCATCCTAAAAAaaagggctcgtttggtacactgtattagacatgatagtataagcttatacaatacactatggacttatccattgtttggtgctcacattgtattgtataagcttatacatcaatctcctcttatacatcaaaatgatggattatttaatccaccctatagaGATGATgaataaggcatgataagagtgcaatgtataactacttcaatatatttaatcaaccgccagcacaatcaccctccaccaccaccaccgtcgtcagcaccaccaccaccaccactatcgctaccaccacaaccacccaccacctccgccaccaccaccgtcgccgccaccaccaccaccctccaccaccaccactaccgccaccaccaccgcctccaccactaccaccaccattgccgccaccaccaccatcgtcgccgccaccactaccaccaccattgccgccACCATCACGCTCTAgtcatcgttatcgccactagcaccaccctctaccaccaccgccaccaccaccctccaccatcaccgccgccactactaccaccacttccaccactgttgctgccaccaccaccactgtcgccgccgccaccaccatgctccaccactgccaccatcttGGATACCTTCATACCATCACTGTCGCCGCCCCCAACCTCCACCATCACCGCACCGcggccaccaacaccaccatccCCCACCACTGTCACTGCCACTACCGCCGCTGCccccaccatccaccaccactgtcaccatCATCACTTCCACTACCACACCACCAGTGTTGTCAcgaaattatacagtgtatgaccaaacgatgtatagtattaaaattttatcagaccttatcctatcaggcctaatacaatcaggccttatactatacaacgtaCCATGTTTTAAAGAAGCCACAAAGACATCACTATTGTGGCATTTTGATATTTGCCATTTATTATAACGCCCTAATTTTCGGGGGTCACAATAGTAGCATTTCTCAAAATAATTATGCAATAGTGTTCATaaaaactgatttttttttgctttttcaaagtgaattttttttcaacatACAATGCATAAGACCACACATAAATACTAAACCCACGACATATATAAACATAAACTCGAAGGCAAAGGTAACCAAGTCGTTAGCAACTTTAGTACAAATATATATTACAATGCTCAAAAGAATAGACAGCCCAAAATGGCCTCCACTAGACCCCTACATCCGactactccctgtgattccta from Lotus japonicus ecotype B-129 chromosome 2, LjGifu_v1.2 includes:
- the LOC130737945 gene encoding aspartokinase 1, chloroplastic-like isoform X2 produces the protein MSSALQCCGVKANLCCQQPPLSSSSLSRRIGFAAFPGAAAATAKFSVTCNAARATNDLLEKHVTDDGSVVGESETSFTCVMKFGGSSVASAERMKEIASLVLSFPEERPIVVLSAMGKTTNKLLLAGEKAVSCGVSNASTIDELSFIKDLHLRTVDQLGLDRSVIAKNLEELEQLLKGIAMMRELTKRTQDYLVSFGECMSTRIFAAYLNKTGVKARQYDAFEIGFITTDDFTNADILEATYPAVAKRLHGDWLSDPAIPIVTGFLGKARKSCAVTTLGRGGSDLTATTIGKALGLPEIQVWKDVDGVLTCDPNIYPQAEPVPHLTFDEAAELAYFGAQVLHPQSMRPARESDIPVRVKNSYNPKAPGTLISKSRDMSKAVLTSIVLKRNVTMLDIVSTRMLGQYGFLAKVFSIFEDLGISVDVVATSEVSVSLTLDPSKLWTRDLIQQELDHVVEELEKIAVVNLLQNRSIISLIGNVQRSSLILEKAFRVLRSLGVTVQMISQGASKVNISLVVNDNEAEQCVRALHSAFFESELSELENGNGSVAELS
- the LOC130737945 gene encoding aspartokinase 2, chloroplastic-like isoform X1; the protein is MSSALQCCGVKANLCCQQPPLSSSSLSRRIGFAAFPGAAAATAKFSVTCNAARATNDLLEKHVTDDGSVVGESETSFTCVMKFGGSSVASAERMKEIASLVLSFPEERPIVVLSAMGKTTNKLLLAGEKAVSCGVSNASTIDELSFIKDLHLRTVDQLGLDRSVIAKNLEELEQLLKGIAMMRELTKRTQDYLVSFGECMSTRIFAAYLNKTGVKARQYDAFEIGFITTDDFTNADILEATYPAVAKRLHGDWLSDPAIPIVTGFLGKARKSCAVTTLGRGGSDLTATTIGKALGLPEIQVWKDVDGVLTCDPNIYPQAEPVPHLTFDEAAELAYFGAQVLHPQSMRPARESDIPVRVKNSYNPKAPGTLISKSRDMSKAVLTSIVLKRNVTMLDIVSTRMLGQYGFLAKVFSIFEDLGISVDVVATSEVSVSLTLDPSKLWTRDLIQQASELDHVVEELEKIAVVNLLQNRSIISLIGNVQRSSLILEKAFRVLRSLGVTVQMISQGASKVNISLVVNDNEAEQCVRALHSAFFESELSELENGNGSVAELS